The genomic interval GCCGCAGCGTTCGCTTGTTTCACACTCAGACGTTTGTGGTGACAGTGATGTGCACGTGTGAGCACGCTCAGAAGACTAAACTTGGTGCTGCCAAAGTAAACAAACTGTTAGAtcctttttactgtatttaattgttaattatagtctaaatgctgactcagcacacTGTTTcgctgtttatagtttcttttatttactttttcagactttttgctgttttagtcgTTCCTAAATCAAAATCTGCAGCCCATTCAGGAGATATCTGctacagcttttagtttttgtaacttttatattttattttaaaactcctcATAGAAATGAATCAAGATCTCctcagttctttttaaaaaatctgcttcagcaaactggctgtttttatcttattatGCTGCTTTTTGCTACTAATTTGCTGCTTGTTTGGTCATTTTACCTGCTGTTCTGCTAATAATAGCACattttgatttgatgttttactaatttattttattttttagttacagttttgctgattttctaagaaaaagcttttttcctgtagttttatttaagcCGTAACACTTTTACCAGATCAGCACGTTTCAGTGCGGATGAAGTTCTTCTTGTGGGAAGTGTTTTTAGAAATACGACAGTTAACGGGATTATTGGGGAACGTCTCACAAACTCGGGGCCAACGAGCAGAAACTAACATCCTGCTGCTCTTCACGGATAAACTAAGAACCACAACAACTTCCTGTGAGAAAAAACCAGCCTGCTGCACCGATGCTCAGCACGCAAACAGGCTGAAATGAAGTCTTTAATCTTTTTGAAAGTGTGTCGAGAAAGAACCATGACTTTAAATATCACCgttttctctcctctttgatttggttttagTTTGACTGTTTGggttaaattaaatataacaaatatttgACAGAATTAAACATATGAATACAGCTTACATGTTAATCTGTGAATTTAAACATCTGTGgtaaaaaaactgtttggagTCAGAATTCAGCTGAGACATCTGGACAGATGTAAATAAGATTAAACCTTCAGTGACGTTTGGGTCGTTGTGTCTTCAGAGCGTGATGCACACCTCTCAGGACGACCCCGTCAAAGATAGGCCCCGCCCACTGTCCGGGATCTCCAGGCAACACAAAAGCAGGTCTCTGGTCTCTCGCGGAGCCTCAGGTAAGCTCACCTGGATCACGTGGACGACCCATGCCGGACAGGTCAGAGTTCATGTGTGTCCGTCTCTGTGTTTATTGGTTCAGATTTTGGGGGCGGAGCTTCATTCCGCAGGGATGAAGTGGACCATGACTTTGACCGAGAGGTAAGAGAATCCGTTAAAAAACGAGCAGCGATGATCCGGCCTGACCACACTgactctctcgctctctctctctctcgctcgcCCAGCCGGACTCAGACTCCACCAAACACTCGACCCCCTCCAATAGCTCCAACCCCAGCGGCCCCCCCAGCCCCAACTCCCCCCACCGCAGCCAGCTCACCCTGGATGGTCTGGACTCTGAGCCCTGAGCTCCGCCCCCCCTGCATAcactttaagccccgcccccacaGACTTGAGCTGGGGGGGTTGTGCTTCATGAACAATTCAGGCTGAAAACTGAgagtttaacttttattttaaggattttattgtgaCGGAGTGAGTTTGAGAttactgctgcttttattctgatgGATTTTACCTGCTGGGAAGCCCCGCCCTCTGGTTTTaacccctccctccctccttcctttcCTACTGATGGCCGCTGTGTTATCCAGATTGGCTATGGGGCCAGTCACTTTCTGTTCTTCCTCTTCTGTATTAAAAAACTTTCTGTTAAGCTTCAGCGTTAGCCGCTGAGCTAACTGTGGCTAATTCCTAAAAGACAGGAGGTCTcactctgaagaaaaaaaaacactgtattaattattttaaagttttgttaaagttgcacatcatcattatcatcgtTGTTGTTGTAGAGGACAAATAATCTTTGATTTGTAAGTGATGATCTTTACTCTCCGCCCCCTCTCCACCTTTATTCTGACTCCGCCCCCTGCTCCTGTTTGGGGCAGGTGAGCGGCGTCGCACCTGAACACTACTGCTTCTGTTTCTTCCAGAATCACAACTTAAAGAATCTTTGTTATGATAAAACTGTTAGCAGCCAAAAACTGCAATAAACGAACCTGAAGAGAGTCTGAGCGTCAGTGTCACACCTGGAAACACCTGAGCAGGTACACTACACCTGCACGGGTACGCTACACCTGCACGGGTACGCTACACCTGCACGGGTACGCTACACCTGCACGGGTACGCTACACCTGCACGGGTACGCTACACCTGTAAACTGTAAAGTACACATTGAGAGATAATCTACCCAGGTTGGGACTGAGGTAGCAGTTTTAAtaagaataatatttttttattttaaattagatgAATTAAATATGTTAGCTGCTCCTGGACTCGAACCTTGTCCTCGCTGCTGAGATGCAtcaaaaactgaattaatgGTTTAGTTTTACTCTGCTGTGTCTTTAGGTTTGTTTTCACAGATCTGgttgtttattattaaatattctaAGTGCTCCACATCACACAGcatcaactctgttagcaaaatatctcttgcgCCACTTGACGGATTATAATGCCTCTCTGAATAATTGTTGGATGGCAGCTTACTGACTCTAACATGGCTCTAAGTTAGCTCAGAGTCCTCCGCAGCTCGtgaatctaaaactctggctttaaggcagcgggtgatatgcaaatataaatagtttataaataaaaataaaagacgaGGCAACAGCCTGAAGAGAACAAATGTCTGCGGTCCACAGCTGGTAGaattctacttcctgtttcaggttctcagtttcagtttgggttttatttggttGCAGCTGTTTGAAAACGGCCCCAAAGGAGATTCACTCACTCACttactcactcactcactcactctctcactcactcactcattcattcattcactctctctctctctcactcactcactcactcactcattcattcactctctctcactcactcactcactcacttactcactcactcactcactcactctctcactcactcattcattcattcactctctctctctctcNNNNNNNNNNNNNNNNNNNNNNNNNNNNNNNNNNNNNNNNNNNNNNNNNNNNNNNNNNNNNNNNNNNNNNNNNNNNNNNNNNNNNNNNNNNNNNNNNNNNNNNNNNNNNNNNNNNNNNNNNNNNNNNNNNNNNNNNNNNNNNNNNNNNNNNNNNNNNNNNNNNNNNNNNNNNNNNNNNNNNNNNNNNNNNNNNNNNNNNNNNNNNNNNNNNNNNNNNNNNNNNNNNNNNNNNNNNNNNNNNNNNNNNNNNNNNNNNNNNNNNNNNNNNNNNNNNNNNNNNNNNNNNNNNNNNNNNNNNNNNNNNNNNNNNNNNNNNNNNNNNNNNNNNNNNNNNNNNNNNNNNNNNNNNNNNNNNNNNNNNNNNNNNNNNNNNNNNNNNNNNNNNNNNNNNNNNNNNNNNNNNNNNNNNNNNNNNNNNNNNNNNNNNNNNNNNNNNNNNNNNNNNNNNNNNNNNNNNNNNNNNNNNNNNNNNNNNNNNNNNNNNNNNNNNNNNNNNNNNNNNNNNNNNNNNNNNNNNNNNNNNNNNNNNNNNNNNNNNNNNNNNNNNNNNNNNNNNNNNNNNNNNNNNNNNNNNNNNNNNNNNNNNNNNNNNNNNNNNNNNNNNNNNNNNNNNNNNNNNNNNNNNNNNNNNNNNNNNNNNNNNNNNNNNNNNNNNNNNNNNNNNNNNNNNNNNNNNNNNNNNNNNNNNNNNNNNNNNNNNNNNNNNNNNNNNNNNNNNNNNNNNNNNNNNNNNNNNNNNNNNNNNNNNNNNNNNNNNNNNNNNNNNNNNNNNNNNNNNNNNNNNNNNNNNNNNNNNNNNNNNNNNNNNNNNNNNNNNNNNNNNNNNNNNNNNNNNNNNNNNNNNNNNNNNNNNNNNNNNNNNNNNNNNNNNNNNNNNNNNNNNNNNNNNNNNNNNNNNNNNNNNNNNNNNNNNNNNNNNNNNNNNNNNNNNNNNNNNNNNNNNNNNNNNNNNNNNNNNNNNNNNNNNNNNNNNNNNNNNNNNNNNNNNNNNNNNNNNNNNNNNNNNNNNNNNNNNNNNNNNNNNNNNNNNNNNNNNNNNNNNNNNNNNNNNNNNNNNNNNNNNNNNNNNNNNNNNNNNNNNNNNNNNNNNNNNNNNNNNNNNNNNNNNNNNNNNNNNNNNNNNNNNNNNNNNNNNNNNNNNNNNNNNNNNNNNNNNNNNNNNNNNNNNNNNNNNNNNNNNNNNNNNNNNNNNNNNNNNNNNNNNNNNNNNNNNNNNNNNNNNNNNNNNNNNNNNNNNNNNNNNNNNNNNNNNNNNNNNNNNNNNNNNNNNNNNNNNNNNNNNNNNNNNNNNNNNNNNNNNNNNNNNNNNNNNNNNNNNNNNNNNNNNNNNNNNNNNNNNNNNNNNNNNNNNNNNNNNNNNNNNNNNNNNNNNNNNNNNNNNNNNNNNNNNNNNNNNNNNNNNNNNNNNNNNNNNNNNNNNNNNNNNNNNNNNNNNNNNNNNNNNNNNNNNNNNNNNNNNNNNNNNNNNNNNNNNNNNNNNNNNNNNNNNNNNNNNNNNNNNNNNNNNNNNNNNNNNNNNNNNNNNNNNNNNNNNNNNNNNNNNNNNNNNNNNNNNNNNNNNNNNNNNNNNNNNNNNNNNNNNNNNNNNNNNNNNNNNNNNNNNNNNNNNNNNNNNNNNNNNNNNNNNNNNNNNNNNNNNNNNNNNNNNNNNNNNNNNNNNNNNNNNNNNNNNNNNNNNNNNNNNNNNNNNNNNNNNNNNNNNNNNNNNNNNNNNNNNNNNNNNNNNNNNNNNNNNNNNNNNNNNNNNNNNNNNNNNNNNNNNNNNNNNNNNNNNNNNNNNNNNNNNNNNNNNNNNNNNNNNNNNNNNNNNNNNNNNNNNNNNNNNNNNNNNNNNNNNNNNNNNNNNNNNNNNNNNNNNNNNNNNNNNNNNNNNNNNNNNNNNNNNNNNNNNNNNNNNNNNNNNNNNNNNNNNNNNNNNNNNNNNNNCACCCACCCTCTCACCCACCCACCCTCTCACCCACCCTCTCACCCACCCtctcacgctctcactcactctctcacgctctcactcactcacCCTCTCTCTCACTGTCTCACTCTCTCACCCTCTCACTCTGATAAACCTGACCAGTGTCGGCTGATGGATTGGGATAAACGACTCTTTCTGCCGGTTGTTGCCACGGTGACGGAGAGTGAAAGGCCGCCCCTCGCGTTGTTTTGATCTGATTTCAGGTCAGCCATCAATTATTAATTTGATGCTCGGTTCTGTCTGACAGGTGCGTTAATAATTAACGAGAAGGTCTCTCGGTTTTTAAACATCGGCCAATCAGAGCACCTGTCGGACGGCAGCGTGATGGATCGGCCAATCGGAGCGGAGCAGAACTGGGTCAGAATTTCAGCCTCAACTTCCTAACTGTGaactgtcaaaaacaaaccaaaggttTCATAAAATGTGAGATTTCTCAGTAGAAACTGATCTGATAACAGAAGAAAGAAGCAGCtctctgtggtttttgtttttaatgtttgggaTCTTGGTTGGTTTTGTGTGAACTGATGTTTTTGTACCTGAGCTCTTGACTTTTTCTGTTCTCACATTTATCTTTCCACTGAAACTTCCTGTtctcacacacccacacacacactcacgcacacacacactcgatCAGTCTGAGGGCTGCGTGTGAAGATTTCTGAATCTGTTTCATCTGCTGTTCGTTTGAGATACAGGTGAAGATGCACGTCCTCACCACTACATCATCGTTTTTACgttggaacaggaagtgtcatCAGGGGGAAGCTGATCTCAAACATTCAGCCTGAAAAAAGGACGACTTCTTTATTCTTGTCTacgtttaaacatttaatttatataaaaaagcatcaaatctTTGCAGATGTCCGTTCTTCAGTCCTCCACTCCGGTGGAAAGATAAATGTCTCTTCCTCCTGGCCGTGGACAAAGGACAGCATCTGATGGCTTTTAGACAGGAAGAAGTTAGAAATTCAGTCTCTCACAGGAACCGGGACGTGTccagcagaaagcagcagatCTGGATTCAGACGGGTCTTTCAGGTCTTTAGCGGTGATGCAGCTGCTTGTCCTCGTCTCCTGATTCACTGGTTTATTATGGACCAGTGTTTGGTCTCTCAGTATCTGTCCCAGCCTCCCGAAGTTAAAATGGCTTCTCGAGGAGGTTAAGACTTGTCTGATGGCTGCATCTGGTTCTGGCTGCTGCTGGCAGGTGAGCGGCTGCACGCCTGGGCGAATCCTTGGTACAGCTCCTTGCGGATGTTGTTGCTGGAGAGGACGTAGAGGATGGGGTTGATGGCGCTGTTGATGGTGGACAGGCCGAGGGAGATGGTGTAGGGCGTGTACAGAGTCCTGTCGAAGAGACAGCGGTCGCCGTTGGCCGGGGGCAGCTGGAAGACGACGGCCCGGACCAGCAGGATCAGGTGGTACGGAGCGAAGCAGACCAGGAACAGCAGCACCACGGCGACCGCCAGCCACTGAACGCGCCTCTTCTGGCGGCGCTGCAGCCCCGTGCTGCGCCGCACCGTGGCCAGGACGCAGGAGTTGgtcaccaccagcagcagcagcggcagcaggaAGCCGATGACGAAACGGGCAAAGTTCAGGCCCATCACCGTGGCGCTGCTCTGGCTCGGCTCGAAGCAGCGGCCCGAGCCTTCTGCGGCGTCGCCCTCCTTCATGACGAAGACGGCGACGTGACCTGTGGCCACCACCGCTACTATGGCAACGGTGATGAGCACGGCGTGGCGCTGCCGCCTCAGGCCGCGCACCTCCAGGCTGTACGCCACCGCCACGTAGCGGTCGCAGGAGATGCAGCAGAGCAGGAAGATGCTGACGTACATGTTGGTGAAGAAGATGTAGCCTGTCAGTTTGCAGGCGGCCGACGTCCACTGCCACAGGTGCCCCCTGCTGACATAATCCGCCCACAGCGGCAGGGTGCACAGGTACGTCAGGTCACACAGCGACAGGCTCCACAGGTACACACCCAGCACGTTCTTCCTGCGCACCTGCTGCCAGGTGAGGAAGACAGTCAGCAGGTTGGCGGGAAGACCGACGACCAGAACGCTGATGTACAGAAACATGAGCGGCAGGCGGCCCTCGGCGTACGGCAGCACGCAGCTCGctgagctctgattggctggggcGGCCATGTTGTCCAGCATGATGGCCGATCAGCGTCTGCGGGGAGAAACGGCCAATCAGGTCGAAGAATCAGCGTCTGTAAGGAATAAAGGAGATatataaaactgttcaaataaaacatttttatcttaaacttttctcttttttttctcttgagtaaagaactgattttagtatctgtagttctgtttcttctttcttatttttctgaacTTTCAGAACCATTAAGGCCCGACAGACTTCAGTCAAAcgtctttatttgttttaaggagtatctggatttaaatgaattattgtTGACCTTTGCTGTGAGTCAGTgctctgtaaataaactgaattaaagttttgtttccagttgCAGGTCGGGGGGGGGGACACCAAGGATCCGTAGAAAtccagttaaattaaaaaagacattttatatttttgtcatgATTATTACAACAGCATAAAGTGGCTGATTTTATCACCCTCTGCTTGTCAAGAAAAGTTAGTTTAATGAATTTATTGTAAGTTAGTGATGGTTTTCAGGCCCGTCAGCTTCTGATGGTTCACCTGATTCTGATTCTAAGTTAGTTTGGGACAAAAGTAACCGACCTTCCTTTAAAGGCATCAGACTGTTGCAATTCTCAGGACTTGTTGCATTAAATTTGTCTTCGAGGAACTCAGATTGTCTAATAGAACGTTTTGTAACTTCTGTCTTCCTGTAATCAGAACTTCGTTTTTTCAGAAGTTCCTCCTTTGCAGCACCGTTTTCTGATGCTGAGTAATCAGATGGTTATGGGAGGATGCCCCCCCTGAAATCATTTATAGTAAATGTGGAGGTGGGGGATGTGGCTGCAGTTTCACATGTAGTGAGATGAGTCGTAGTACTGCATGTCGTCAGTCTTGTTAACTGAAGAATGGCactctggggtttttttttttgtctcttctgctttttaagACATCTGTGTGTTCCTTATCTTTAAGGTTGGGGTTAGTTTGTCTCTAAAAACAACCTAACACCTCACAGAACCCCTTCCTGTGGAAACATCACACCTGACTCTTTCTTTGAGATCAGAGTTCGGAGCGACTCGGCCGTTCGACTTCCTCTGACAGGCtgggcttttattctgacaggaagtggatTCTGGTTTGATCAGAGGAATCTGAGGAGTCAGACTGAAGGTGAAGCTGTttacctcctcttcctcttctctgcagatgtaaacaaactgtttacCTGTTACCAACACtgacaataaacacaaactggtCATTGGTTTCAAACTCTTTCAGTCTTTGTAGTCTGAACAAAATAACTTCTTATTGATTAGCTGATTAATTAAATTTCCTGGAGGTTTCAGTGAAATCCGTCCAacggttcatgagacattttgctaacagacacaacatataaaataatattttcaggttttaaatgtttccattcTGTTTTTCCCCTCTGAAGGGTCAAACCTCACCTCAGGCTCGCGCCTCGTCCGTCTCTGTCCTCGCGCACATCCAGAATGATGCTGCGATAATATCTACAGAAAAAATCTGCGGGGACCACGTGACCTACGTCATCAGCATCAATTATTCATAACTTCCGTTTAAATcatcttttcctcctctttcacTGATTCATCCAGTCACTCAGTCATCCTACAGGCTGACGATCGATACTCTGCTCGATCCGAGGGTCGCTTTTAAACACTTTCATACTGGTATATAAGTTATATATTAGTATATAAGTTGTTATATATCAGTATAGATGTCATTGGACTGATTGATCCCAGCAGCGAGATGATGCCCCCTGGTGGTGGCAGCTGGAACTGCATGTTACCAGATCTTAAACTGTTTccagctgttctcttttcaggtcctcctcctccatctaactctgtcttctgtgtcctctgtcctctctaactgcatccatatctgtcctctttgtctctaacatccttctgtccctcctctggacatgtccaaaccatctcagtctgtcctctgtgtctctAACAtacttctgtccctcctctggacatgtccaaaccatctcagtctttgtctcccagtccttcaacctgtgctggacctctgatgtcctcattcctgatcctgtccatcctcgtccctcctgaggagaacctcaacatcttcagctctgacacttcctgttctgtctccaaaccaacatggctgctctcaccactgtctggaaacctttcctttgacctttgacctatgctgccacccttttgtcacaaatagtgttataaaaataataacatttccCTTCCGTTCATTGTTTCTGCTATTATTTCGATTTTTAATTGAAcacaacttttattaaaaaaaccttttattaattttttttcttcacatgtttttacagatttacttTCCATGatcttgtgttttatgtgtaaaactgaacaTTGTTCGAGTCTCTGGGTTCCgttcaggtttgtttgttgatCTGAACAGGATATGACCTCATAACCAACTAACTGCTTACCTGTTACGCACCTGTTCCACTAAAACACATACATGTAAAAACATTCACGGTTGTTTGAACTCTTCTTCCTTcagcagttttcattttttctgaatgttttatttttctagatCATATAAAAGTCAAGCGACGAAACGATGACTCGGCAGAAAAATGAGCTCCGCCTTCTCTCTACTCTGTGGGAAGAGTCACAGAGTGACTGGGGTTGTTCCTGTTGCCACGGTGACAGACGGGCTGTCCTAAACAGGAAACTGGCCCTTTAActgtcacaataaaagtctcTGAAGCAGCGTTCTTGAACCAGAATCAGTTCTTCCACCGGATTTGCTgcaaaggaagaagaagaattagGCTGAGTCACATGACGGAATATAAAACGATGctcttcgtcctcctcttcctcaccacGTTGTTGAGCAGCTGGTCGATCTTCTTCTCCTCCGCCGAGCCTCGTTCCACCTTCTTACGGTATTCCATTAACAGCTGGCGGTCCTTCATGTCCCGGAACGTCTGATTGGTCAAGACAAGAAGAGGAAACGTCACAAACGCAGGCGTcggcagccaatcagagagctcCGGCAGCGTAAACGTTAGCGTGACTCACGTTGATGACGATGTCGtgacatttgtgtttctgagccAAACTGATCCTGAGCTCGGCGTCGTCCACGAGTCCGACGTACTCCTGCAGCACCTGTCGGGAACCAGCAGCACAGTGAGTCCTTGCCCCTCCCCCTGAGCTCTGCTGCCGCTCTTCGGCCCGACCCCCTCACCTGCGTGGGGGCGGAGTTTTTCTGCAGTATGTCGACGACTCGCTGGAAGCTCAGAGGCGACCTCTTCTTCATCATGCCGAGCCAGTTCCTGCTGGTGAACAGGGCGTCCACGTCGGCCCACGCCTTCAGCTTCGCCCTTGCCGCCAACACCGTCGCAAAATACTGCTTCTCTGATatctggggtcaaag from Kryptolebias marmoratus isolate JLee-2015 linkage group LG19, ASM164957v2, whole genome shotgun sequence carries:
- the LOC108242536 gene encoding probable G-protein coupled receptor 132, encoding MLDNMAAPANQSSASCVLPYAEGRLPLMFLYISVLVVGLPANLLTVFLTWQQVRRKNVLGVYLWSLSLCDLTYLCTLPLWADYVSRGHLWQWTSAACKLTGYIFFTNMYVSIFLLCCISCDRYVAVAYSLEVRGLRRQRHAVLITVAIVAVVATGHVAVFVMKEGDAAEGSGRCFEPSQSSATVMGLNFARFVIGFLLPLLLLVVTNSCVLATVRRSTGLQRRQKRRVQWLAVAVVLLFLVCFAPYHLILLVRAVVFQLPPANGDRCLFDRTLYTPYTISLGLSTINSAINPILYVLSSNNIRKELYQGFAQACSRSPASSSQNQMQPSDKS